A single Pseudomonas sp. HN11 DNA region contains:
- the pheT gene encoding phenylalanine--tRNA ligase subunit beta — MKFSEQWLRGWVSPQVDRDALVARLSMAGLEVDSVTPTAGVFSGVVVGEVLSTEQHPDADKLRVCQVSNGAETFQVVCGAPNVRPGLKIPFAMIGAELPGDFKIKKAKLRGVESNGMLCSQAELQVGEGNDGLMELPADAPVGQDIRVYLELEDASIEVDLTPNRGDCLSLAGLAREVGALYSAPVTRPVVAAVPAMHNEVRPIDVLAPNACPRYLGRVIRNVDLSKPTPLWMVERLRRADVRSIDAAVDITNYVMLELGQPLHAFDLAEINGGIRVRMAEEGEKLVLLDGQEVSLRADTLVIADHSRALAIAGVMGGEHSGVSATTRDVFLESAFFDQIAIAGKARSYGLHTDASHRYERGVDWNLAREAMERATGLLLEITGGEAGPITETVNEQYLPSVAPITLRAKSVEQMLGLVIEPAEIEQLLSALGLGMSPGREGQWTVEVPSHRFDISLEVDLIEELARLYGYNRLPVRYPQARLAPQPKAEARAHLPELRRLLVARGYQEAVTYSFIDPKQFELFNPGVEPLLLANPISNDMAAMRSSLWPGLVKALSHNLNRQQDRVRMFESGLRFVGQLDGLKQEPMLAGVVCGSRLPEGWAQGRDAVDFFDVKADVEAVLGFAGALDAFTFVPGSHPALHPGQTARIEREGRLVGFVGAIHPELSKTLGLDRPVFVFELVLAEVAAGKMPKFSELSRFPEVRRDLALIADRDVAATAVLDVIRENAGEWLTDLRLFDVYQGKGIDPHRKSLAVGLTWQHPSRTLNDDEVNTTTQNILTSLEQRLNATLRK, encoded by the coding sequence ATGAAATTCAGTGAACAATGGCTGCGTGGCTGGGTAAGCCCGCAGGTAGATCGCGACGCGCTGGTTGCGCGTCTGTCGATGGCAGGTCTTGAGGTCGATAGCGTTACGCCGACCGCCGGTGTTTTCAGCGGTGTGGTAGTGGGCGAGGTGCTGAGCACCGAACAGCACCCCGATGCCGACAAATTGCGTGTGTGCCAGGTCAGCAACGGCGCGGAAACCTTTCAGGTCGTGTGCGGAGCGCCAAACGTGCGTCCGGGCCTGAAGATCCCGTTCGCCATGATCGGTGCCGAGCTGCCGGGCGACTTCAAGATCAAGAAAGCCAAGCTGCGTGGTGTTGAATCCAACGGCATGCTGTGCTCCCAGGCTGAACTGCAAGTCGGCGAGGGCAATGATGGTCTGATGGAGCTGCCGGCCGATGCGCCAGTGGGCCAGGACATCCGCGTTTACCTGGAACTGGAAGACGCCAGCATCGAGGTCGACCTGACCCCGAACCGTGGCGACTGCCTGTCCCTGGCTGGCTTGGCCCGTGAAGTCGGCGCGTTGTACAGCGCCCCGGTCACCCGTCCGGTCGTTGCCGCCGTGCCTGCGATGCACAACGAAGTGCGCCCGATCGACGTGCTGGCGCCAAACGCTTGCCCGCGTTACCTGGGCCGTGTGATCCGCAACGTCGACCTGTCCAAGCCAACCCCGCTTTGGATGGTGGAGCGCCTGCGTCGTGCCGACGTACGCAGCATCGATGCTGCCGTCGACATCACCAACTATGTGATGCTGGAGTTGGGTCAACCGCTGCACGCGTTCGACCTTGCCGAAATCAACGGCGGCATTCGTGTACGCATGGCCGAAGAAGGCGAGAAGCTGGTACTGCTTGACGGGCAGGAGGTCAGCCTGCGTGCCGACACCCTGGTCATCGCTGACCACTCCCGCGCCCTGGCGATTGCCGGCGTGATGGGTGGCGAGCACAGCGGCGTGTCCGCGACCACTCGCGACGTGTTCCTGGAGAGTGCGTTCTTCGACCAGATCGCCATCGCTGGCAAGGCCCGTTCCTACGGCCTGCACACCGATGCCTCGCACCGCTACGAGCGCGGTGTGGACTGGAACCTCGCCCGTGAAGCCATGGAGCGTGCCACTGGCCTGCTGCTGGAAATCACCGGTGGCGAAGCCGGCCCGATCACCGAAACCGTCAACGAACAGTACCTCCCGTCCGTTGCGCCGATCACCCTGCGTGCCAAAAGTGTTGAGCAGATGCTTGGCCTGGTAATCGAACCGGCTGAAATCGAGCAATTGTTGTCGGCCCTCGGCTTGGGTATGTCCCCTGGCAGGGAAGGGCAGTGGACCGTTGAGGTGCCAAGCCATCGCTTCGATATAAGCCTGGAAGTCGACCTGATCGAAGAACTGGCCCGCCTCTACGGCTACAACCGTTTACCGGTTCGTTACCCGCAAGCGCGCCTGGCGCCACAGCCGAAGGCCGAAGCGCGCGCGCACCTGCCTGAGCTGCGTCGCCTGCTGGTCGCTCGTGGTTATCAGGAAGCGGTGACTTACAGCTTCATCGATCCAAAGCAGTTCGAACTGTTCAACCCAGGCGTCGAGCCGCTGTTGCTGGCCAACCCGATCTCCAACGACATGGCCGCCATGCGTTCGTCGCTGTGGCCAGGCCTGGTGAAAGCGCTTTCCCATAACCTGAACCGCCAGCAAGACCGCGTACGCATGTTCGAAAGCGGCCTGCGTTTTGTCGGTCAGTTGGACGGCTTGAAGCAAGAGCCGATGCTGGCCGGTGTGGTCTGCGGTAGCCGTCTGCCGGAAGGTTGGGCACAGGGCCGCGATGCCGTGGACTTCTTCGACGTCAAGGCCGACGTCGAAGCGGTACTGGGTTTTGCCGGTGCTCTGGATGCCTTCACTTTCGTGCCTGGCAGCCACCCGGCATTGCACCCGGGCCAGACGGCACGCATTGAGCGTGAAGGTCGCCTGGTGGGCTTCGTCGGTGCCATTCACCCTGAGCTGTCGAAGACCCTCGGTCTTGATCGTCCGGTGTTCGTGTTCGAACTGGTCCTGGCTGAAGTGGCTGCGGGCAAAATGCCTAAATTCAGCGAGTTGTCGCGCTTCCCTGAAGTGCGCCGTGACCTGGCGCTGATTGCCGACCGTGACGTGGCCGCCACTGCCGTTCTGGATGTAATCCGTGAAAATGCAGGGGAATGGCTGACAGACCTCAGGCTATTTGACGTCTATCAAGGTAAAGGTATTGATCCGCATAGAAAAAGCCTTGCAGTTGGCTTGACCTGGCAGCATCCATCGCGCACTCTTAATGACGATGAGGTGAATACCACGACACAAAATATCCTCACCTCGCTTGAACAAAGGTTGAACGCCACGTTAAGGAAGTGA
- the ihfA gene encoding integration host factor subunit alpha: protein MGALTKAEMAERLYEELGLNKREAKELVELFFEEIRHALEDNEQVKLSGFGNFDLRDKRQRPGRNPKTGEEIPITARRVVTFRPGQKLKARVEAYAGTKS, encoded by the coding sequence ATGGGGGCTTTGACGAAAGCTGAGATGGCGGAACGTCTGTACGAAGAGCTGGGTCTGAACAAGCGCGAGGCCAAGGAATTGGTCGAGTTGTTTTTTGAAGAGATCAGACACGCTCTGGAAGACAACGAACAGGTCAAATTGTCCGGTTTCGGCAATTTTGACCTACGGGACAAACGCCAGCGGCCTGGCCGCAATCCAAAAACGGGAGAAGAAATCCCGATCACGGCTCGCCGTGTGGTCACCTTTCGTCCAGGGCAGAAGTTGAAGGCCCGAGTTGAGGCTTATGCTGGAACCAAGTCATAA
- the infC gene encoding translation initiation factor IF-3, with product MIIKREMRQDKRAAPKAPINENISAREVRLIGADGEQIGIVSIDEALRIAEESKLDLVEISADAVPPVCRVMDYGKSIFEKKKQIAAAKKNQKQIQVKEIKFRPGTEEGDYQVKLRNLVRFLSDGDRAKVSLRFRGREMAHQELGMELLKRVEADLLEYGSVEQHPKMEGRQLIMVIAPKKKK from the coding sequence ATTATTATTAAGCGTGAAATGAGACAAGATAAACGAGCTGCACCGAAAGCCCCGATCAACGAGAATATCTCGGCACGCGAGGTTCGGTTAATTGGCGCTGACGGCGAGCAGATTGGCATCGTCTCGATTGATGAAGCGCTTCGTATCGCTGAAGAGTCCAAATTGGACCTGGTGGAAATCTCCGCCGACGCAGTCCCGCCTGTTTGCCGGGTGATGGACTACGGCAAGTCGATCTTCGAAAAGAAGAAGCAGATTGCTGCAGCGAAGAAGAACCAGAAGCAGATTCAAGTAAAAGAAATCAAGTTTCGTCCAGGGACGGAGGAAGGGGATTACCAGGTAAAACTGCGCAACCTGGTACGTTTCCTGAGTGATGGGGACAGGGCTAAGGTATCCTTGCGATTCCGCGGCCGTGAGATGGCCCACCAGGAGCTGGGGATGGAACTCCTCAAGCGGGTTGAAGCTGACCTGCTGGAGTATGGTTCCGTCGAGCAGCATCCTAAGATGGAAGGACGCCAGCTGATTATGGTCATCGCCCCGAAAAAGAAGAAGTAA
- the rplT gene encoding 50S ribosomal protein L20 translates to MARVKRGVIARKRHKKILKLAKGYYGARSRVFRVAKQAVIKAGQYAYRDRRQKKRQFRALWIARINAGARVNGLSYSRFIAGLKKASIEIDRKVLADLAVNEKAAFAAIVEKAKATLA, encoded by the coding sequence ATGGCTCGTGTAAAGCGTGGCGTCATTGCCCGTAAACGTCACAAAAAAATTCTGAAACTTGCTAAAGGCTACTACGGCGCGCGTTCACGCGTGTTCCGTGTTGCCAAGCAAGCGGTAATCAAGGCAGGCCAATACGCCTACCGTGACCGTCGTCAGAAAAAACGTCAGTTCCGCGCTCTGTGGATCGCTCGTATCAACGCTGGTGCACGTGTTAACGGTCTGTCCTACAGCCGTTTCATCGCTGGCCTGAAAAAAGCGTCCATCGAGATCGACCGTAAGGTTCTGGCTGATCTGGCAGTGAACGAAAAAGCGGCGTTTGCTGCGATTGTCGAGAAAGCTAAAGCCACCTTGGCTTAA
- the pheS gene encoding phenylalanine--tRNA ligase subunit alpha — protein MENLDALVAQALEAVQSAEDVNALEQIRVHYLGKKGELTQVMKTLGNLPAEERPQVGALINVAKERVTEVLNARKATMEEADLAAKLAAESIDVTLPGRGQASGGLHPITRTLERIEQFFTHIGYGIAEGPEVEDDYHNFEALNIPGHHPARSMHDTFYFNANMLLRTHTSPVQVRTMEANKPPIRIVCPGRVYRSDSDITHSPMFHQVEGLLVDRDINFADLKGTIEEFLRVFFEKELAVRFRPSFFPFTEPSAEVDMECVMCSGKGCRVCKQTGWLEVMGCGMVHPNVLRMSGIDPEEFSGFAFGMGVERLAMLRYGVNDLRLFFDNDLRFLAQFR, from the coding sequence ATGGAAAACCTGGACGCGCTCGTCGCCCAAGCCCTTGAGGCTGTGCAAAGCGCTGAAGATGTAAATGCCCTGGAGCAAATCCGGGTTCACTACCTTGGCAAGAAAGGTGAATTGACTCAGGTGATGAAGACCCTGGGGAATTTGCCGGCTGAAGAGCGTCCGCAAGTCGGTGCGCTGATCAACGTCGCCAAGGAGCGTGTCACAGAGGTGCTCAATGCGCGCAAGGCGACCATGGAGGAGGCCGATCTTGCGGCCAAACTCGCCGCCGAGTCCATTGACGTAACCTTGCCTGGTCGTGGCCAGGCCTCGGGCGGCCTGCACCCGATCACCCGGACTCTGGAGCGTATCGAGCAGTTCTTCACCCATATCGGCTACGGCATTGCCGAAGGCCCTGAGGTCGAAGACGACTACCACAACTTTGAGGCGCTCAACATCCCAGGCCATCACCCGGCCCGGTCGATGCACGACACCTTCTATTTCAACGCGAACATGCTGTTGCGCACCCATACCTCGCCGGTACAGGTCCGCACCATGGAAGCGAACAAGCCGCCGATCCGCATTGTCTGCCCAGGCCGTGTGTACCGCAGCGACTCCGATATCACCCACTCGCCGATGTTCCACCAGGTCGAAGGCCTGCTGGTTGATCGCGACATCAACTTCGCTGACCTAAAAGGCACCATCGAAGAATTCCTGCGGGTGTTCTTCGAGAAGGAGCTGGCGGTGCGGTTTCGTCCATCGTTCTTCCCGTTCACCGAGCCATCCGCTGAAGTCGACATGGAATGCGTGATGTGCAGCGGTAAAGGCTGCCGCGTCTGCAAGCAGACCGGCTGGTTGGAAGTGATGGGCTGCGGCATGGTTCACCCTAACGTGCTGCGCATGTCCGGCATTGATCCGGAAGAGTTCTCAGGCTTTGCCTTCGGCATGGGCGTTGAGCGTCTGGCCATGCTGCGTTACGGCGTGAACGACTTGCGTCTGTTCTTCGACAACGACTTGCGGTTCCTCGCGCAATTTCGCTAG
- a CDS encoding cold-shock protein — MSNRQTGTVKWFNDEKGFGFITPQGGGDDLFVHFKAIESDGFKSLKEGQTVSFVAEKGQKGMQAAQVRGE, encoded by the coding sequence ATGTCTAATCGCCAAACCGGCACCGTTAAATGGTTCAACGATGAAAAAGGCTTCGGCTTCATCACTCCTCAAGGTGGCGGTGACGACCTGTTCGTACACTTCAAAGCTATCGAAAGCGACGGTTTCAAAAGCCTGAAAGAAGGCCAAACCGTTTCCTTCGTGGCTGAGAAAGGCCAAAAGGGTATGCAAGCTGCACAGGTTCGCGGCGAGTAA
- a CDS encoding I78 family peptidase inhibitor encodes MPWKLASFGTLLAALALAGCSTPGASEPAKDAAVTDAGHSRCESKAAEFTIGQKASPQLLEQARTRAGAQNARILKPNDMITLEYRSDRLNLNTDDNLVITRVNCG; translated from the coding sequence ATGCCTTGGAAGCTCGCATCATTCGGTACTTTGTTGGCAGCACTCGCGTTGGCGGGTTGCAGCACCCCGGGTGCCTCTGAGCCAGCCAAAGACGCCGCCGTGACCGATGCCGGTCATAGCCGCTGTGAGTCGAAGGCCGCCGAATTCACCATCGGCCAGAAAGCCTCGCCCCAGTTACTGGAACAGGCGCGTACCCGTGCCGGTGCGCAGAACGCTCGCATCCTCAAGCCTAACGACATGATCACCCTGGAATACCGCTCTGACCGCTTGAACCTGAACACCGACGACAACCTGGTGATCACACGGGTCAATTGCGGATAA
- a CDS encoding MerR family transcriptional regulator, giving the protein MLEPSHNDELPVIPGKRYFTIGEVSELCAVKPHVLRYWEQEFPQLNPVKRTGNRRYYQRQDVLMIRQIRALLYDQGFTISGARQRMSGDEAKDDTTQYKQMIRQMISELEDVLVVLKK; this is encoded by the coding sequence ATGCTGGAACCAAGTCATAACGACGAGCTACCCGTCATCCCAGGCAAACGCTACTTCACCATTGGTGAAGTCAGCGAGCTCTGTGCGGTAAAACCGCACGTGCTGCGCTATTGGGAGCAGGAGTTTCCTCAACTCAACCCCGTCAAACGCACCGGGAACCGTCGGTATTATCAGCGCCAAGACGTGCTGATGATCCGACAGATCCGTGCGTTGTTGTATGACCAGGGGTTCACCATCAGCGGCGCGCGCCAGCGTATGTCCGGTGATGAGGCCAAAGACGACACTACCCAATACAAACAAATGATCCGCCAGATGATCTCCGAACTCGAAGATGTGCTGGTGGTTCTGAAAAAGTAA
- the rpmI gene encoding 50S ribosomal protein L35 — MPKMKTKSGAAKRFLKTANGIKHKHAFKSHILTKMSTKRKRQLRGSSLLHPSDVAKVERMLRLR; from the coding sequence ATGCCAAAGATGAAGACTAAAAGTGGTGCTGCTAAGCGGTTTCTGAAAACTGCTAACGGTATCAAGCACAAGCACGCTTTCAAGAGCCACATCCTGACCAAAATGTCGACCAAGCGTAAGCGTCAACTGCGCGGTAGCAGCTTGCTGCATCCGTCTGACGTGGCAAAAGTCGAGCGCATGCTGCGCCTTCGTTAA
- the thrS gene encoding threonine--tRNA ligase, which produces MPTITLPDGSQRSFDHSVSVAEVAASIGAGLAKATVAGKVDGKLVDASDLITRDASLQIITPKDQEGLEIIRHSCAHLIGHAVKQLYPTAKMVIGPVIEEGFYYDIAYERPFTPDDLAAIEQRMHQLIEKDYDVIKKVTPRAEVIDVFTARGEDYKLRLVEDMPEEQAMGLYYHEEYVDMCRGPHVPNTRFLKSFKLTKLSGAYWRGDAKNEQLQRIYGTAWADKKQLAAYIQRIEEAEKRDHRKIGKRLNLFHLQEEAPGMVFWHPNGWTLYQVLEQYMRKVQRENGYLEIKTPQVVDRSLWEKSGHWANYADNMFTTQSENRDYAIKPMNCPCHVQVFNQGLKSYRELPMRLAEFGACHRNEPSGALHGIMRVRGFTQDDAHIFCTEEQMQAESAAFIKLTMDVYRDFGFTEVEMKLSTRPEKRVGSDELWDRAEAALAAALDSAGLAYDLQPGEGAFYGPKIEFSLKDCLGRVWQCGTLQLDFNLPIRLGAEYVSEDNSRKHPVMLHRAILGSFERFVGILIEHYEGAFPAWLAPTQAVIMNITDKQADFAAEVEKTLNESGFRAKSDLRNEKIGFKIREHTLLKVPYLLVIGDREVEMQTVAVRTREGADLGSMPVAQFAEFLAQAVSRRGRPDSE; this is translated from the coding sequence ATGCCAACTATTACTCTTCCCGACGGCAGTCAACGTTCATTCGATCATTCGGTTTCCGTCGCCGAGGTCGCCGCATCCATTGGTGCAGGCCTGGCCAAGGCCACCGTGGCCGGTAAGGTCGACGGCAAGCTCGTCGATGCCAGCGATCTGATCACTCGCGACGCCAGCCTGCAAATCATCACGCCCAAGGATCAAGAGGGGCTGGAGATCATTCGCCACTCTTGCGCGCACTTGATTGGCCATGCGGTCAAGCAACTGTACCCTACCGCGAAAATGGTGATTGGGCCGGTCATTGAAGAAGGCTTCTATTACGATATCGCCTATGAGCGTCCTTTCACTCCGGACGACCTGGCCGCCATCGAACAGCGCATGCACCAGCTGATCGAAAAAGATTACGACGTGATCAAAAAGGTCACGCCGCGCGCCGAAGTGATCGACGTGTTTACCGCCCGTGGCGAAGATTACAAGCTGCGTCTGGTGGAAGACATGCCGGAAGAACAGGCCATGGGCCTGTACTACCACGAAGAATATGTCGATATGTGCCGTGGCCCGCACGTGCCGAACACGCGCTTCCTCAAATCGTTCAAGCTGACCAAGTTATCCGGCGCCTACTGGCGTGGCGACGCGAAGAACGAGCAACTGCAACGGATCTACGGCACCGCCTGGGCTGACAAGAAGCAGCTGGCGGCCTACATCCAGCGCATCGAAGAAGCCGAAAAACGCGACCACCGCAAGATCGGCAAGCGCCTGAACCTGTTCCACCTCCAGGAAGAAGCGCCGGGCATGGTGTTCTGGCACCCGAACGGCTGGACCCTGTACCAGGTGCTTGAGCAGTACATGCGCAAAGTACAGCGTGAGAACGGCTACCTGGAGATCAAGACGCCCCAGGTCGTTGACCGTAGCCTCTGGGAGAAATCCGGGCACTGGGCCAACTATGCCGACAACATGTTCACCACCCAGTCGGAAAACCGCGATTACGCCATCAAGCCGATGAACTGCCCTTGCCACGTGCAGGTGTTCAATCAAGGCCTCAAAAGCTACCGCGAATTGCCAATGCGCCTGGCCGAATTCGGTGCTTGCCACCGTAACGAGCCATCAGGTGCGCTGCACGGCATCATGCGCGTGCGTGGCTTTACCCAGGATGACGCTCACATCTTCTGTACCGAAGAGCAGATGCAGGCCGAGTCCGCTGCTTTCATCAAGCTGACCATGGACGTTTATCGCGATTTCGGCTTTACCGAAGTCGAGATGAAGCTCTCCACTCGTCCGGAAAAACGCGTCGGTTCCGATGAGCTGTGGGATCGCGCCGAAGCTGCACTGGCCGCTGCGCTCGACAGCGCGGGCCTTGCGTACGATTTGCAGCCGGGCGAAGGCGCTTTCTACGGTCCGAAGATCGAGTTCTCGCTGAAAGATTGCCTTGGCCGCGTCTGGCAGTGTGGTACCCTGCAGCTCGATTTTAACCTGCCGATCCGTTTGGGCGCCGAATACGTGTCCGAAGACAACAGCCGTAAACACCCGGTCATGCTGCACCGGGCGATACTTGGCTCGTTCGAGCGGTTCGTCGGGATCCTGATCGAGCACTACGAGGGTGCATTCCCTGCGTGGCTGGCTCCGACCCAGGCAGTGATCATGAATATCACTGATAAACAGGCAGATTTTGCCGCTGAAGTTGAAAAAACTCTCAACGAAAGCGGGTTTCGTGCCAAGTCCGACTTGAGAAATGAAAAGATCGGCTTTAAAATCCGTGAGCATACTTTGCTCAAGGTTCCCTATCTTTTGGTTATCGGAGATCGGGAAGTCGAGATGCAGACTGTCGCTGTGCGTACTCGTGAAGGTGCTGACCTGGGCTCGATGCCCGTCGCCCAGTTCGCTGAGTTCCTCGCGCAAGCGGTTTCCCGGCGTGGTCGCCCAGATTCGGAGTAA